A single region of the Buteo buteo chromosome 16, bButBut1.hap1.1, whole genome shotgun sequence genome encodes:
- the FADD gene encoding FAS-associated death domain protein, with protein sequence MDPFFTLLHSFSSSLSDNELSSLKFLCRGKIGKRKLEAVRSGIELFTILLEQQVITSDKVEFLEGLLKSIKREDLVSQLQQFVEEGEVNDPDDEPDVHEKRLQKVAIEVICENVGRDWRMLIRELGLSEVKMDRIVAANPFNLREQLFQSLREWQKWKGKDAKAADLIKALRDRNMNLVADRVEQKLLLLNTGTK encoded by the exons ATGGATCCGTTTTTTACTTTGCTGCACTCATTCTCCTCGAGCTTGTCGGACAATGAGCTTTCTTCCCTGAAGTTTCTCTGCCGGGGGAAAATTGGGAAAAGGAAGCTGGAGGCTGTCCGAAGTGGTATCGAGCTCTTCACCATCCTTCTCGAGCAGCAGGTGATTACAAGCGACAAGGTAGAGTTTCTTGAAGGCCTGCTTAAGAGCATTAAAAGAGAAGATTTGGTctcacagctacagcagttcGTAGAAGAAGGAGAAGTTAATGATCCTGATGATGAACCCGATGTGCATGAAAAGC GTCTTCAGAAGGTAGCTATTGAAGTCATATGTGAAAATGTCGGGAGAGACTGGAGAATGCTGATACGAGAACTTGGcctttctgaagtaaaaatggACAGAATAGTGGCAGCCAATCCATTTAACTTGCGTGAACAGTTGTTTCAGTCACTTCGAGAGTGGcagaaatggaagggaaaagatGCAAAGGCAGCTGACTTAATAAAAGCTCTTCGGGACCGTAATATGAATTTGGTGGCAGACAGAGTTGAACAGAAGCTCTTGCTACTGAACACTGGAACCAAGTGA